In the Colwellia sp. 20A7 genome, one interval contains:
- a CDS encoding LysR family transcriptional regulator, with product MDISFEQLKSMVVFAQVIEQGSLSAAAKHLGLSRAVVSYHLKKLEAQLEVKLLNRSTRSINLTEAGQGYYERCRIISEQASAANQQIENFKNEPIGLLKITCPVNIGLQTVVPALNEFKKIYPKISLDVMLTDEVVNIMKEGIDLAIRGAPLLDSGLQASKLATLQTCLCGAPEYFLQYGRPKSPADLSNHQWIIYKLTSGVVTLTKGSRSFSITTKGSISTNNAAARTSFVAAGHGLGRIPTYDALPKIKAGTLETVLDDYKLSDINVYGVFPPGTANSKKLRLLLNYLKEYFTSQISITTV from the coding sequence ATGGATATCTCGTTTGAACAACTCAAGAGTATGGTTGTATTTGCACAAGTTATTGAACAAGGAAGTTTAAGTGCTGCGGCAAAACACCTAGGCTTATCCCGAGCAGTGGTCAGTTATCATTTAAAAAAGCTTGAAGCACAACTAGAAGTGAAATTACTTAACCGCTCTACCCGATCTATTAACCTTACCGAAGCAGGCCAAGGATATTATGAACGCTGTCGTATAATTTCTGAACAAGCGAGTGCAGCTAATCAACAAATAGAGAATTTTAAAAATGAGCCTATTGGGCTACTTAAAATAACGTGTCCGGTTAATATTGGTTTACAAACCGTTGTACCTGCACTAAATGAATTTAAAAAAATCTATCCTAAAATATCACTTGATGTAATGCTAACAGATGAAGTTGTTAACATTATGAAAGAAGGCATTGATTTAGCTATTCGTGGTGCGCCTTTACTTGATTCTGGTTTGCAAGCAAGTAAATTAGCCACATTACAAACGTGTTTGTGTGGTGCTCCTGAGTATTTCCTTCAGTATGGCCGACCCAAAAGTCCTGCCGACTTAAGCAATCATCAATGGATCATATACAAATTAACATCAGGTGTCGTTACACTAACTAAAGGTAGTCGTTCATTCAGCATTACGACAAAAGGCAGCATTAGTACCAATAATGCTGCTGCACGAACTTCTTTCGTTGCAGCAGGACATGGTTTAGGGCGCATACCTACTTATGATGCGTTACCAAAAATAAAAGCAGGCACGTTAGAAACAGTGCTTGATGATTACAAACTTAGCGATATTAATGTGTATGGCGTATTTCCTCCAGGCACAGCAAATTCTAAAAAGCTCAGGTTACTGCTTAATTATTTAAAAGAATATTTTACAAGTCAAATAAGTATAACAACAGTCTAA
- a CDS encoding TonB-dependent siderophore receptor — protein sequence MKTNSLQFKKSKVAVVCATVLSVNSYSAIAADELDKKIEVISVVGHKLTELSEENNGGALGNRSLLETPFSVDVISLEDLEIRQVNTLDSLFSREASVSVDGSAYSAFGDTLRVRGLKLDYTQSFKVNGMSVNSFSGELPYEAFEQVTLIKGATGFMYGMAAPGGVVNYVTKKAKEEAVSFDFGMRSDSVFSGHIDASTRMGDNDEYGLRVNLVKETGDTYLNGGSIDRDTASLAFDAQLTDSLFWTVDIIYNDRLIENSWTQLSNSLDSTDSLPKPINGTENIAVDGTFDQYENLIALTSLKWEINDDWVARLDYDHSKNETRWVKHLSSLLNSAGDIEIGLYEQYFDVEYDQVQGLLTGQVNTGSITHNLVIGASYQEATTYRNDGGIYGRKVTRGYATNNLFNPVDIPSYSADLEKDIQMAWVDTQSSIFISDFISITDKWEALVGVRSNNIEHTPSDYFSAYHDDYSDSAVSPTAALIYKPDTNTSYYVSYVESFEGQTSFVGETYANADELLPPLESLQYELGLKTAGEGWSVTSALFRIERGATLVTDDNYLVQDGISLYQGLEFSGALEISENLSLYGDFMLLSAEYDKTNTQIEGNDVAGSPKQQVTLQSNYNVASIPGLTVNLGGKYHGVTTVDSNNNWELPAYTIFYGGASYTTKIAGQAFTVIGTVDNLLDKEYWANSDSYGGLRIGEPRTFAVKVKMDF from the coding sequence ATGAAAACTAATAGCTTACAGTTTAAAAAAAGCAAAGTAGCTGTGGTGTGCGCCACAGTTTTATCTGTAAATAGTTATTCAGCGATAGCAGCTGATGAACTTGATAAAAAAATAGAAGTCATTAGCGTTGTAGGTCATAAACTTACAGAGCTTAGTGAAGAAAATAATGGTGGAGCCCTAGGTAACAGATCACTACTAGAGACCCCTTTTTCGGTAGATGTTATTTCACTAGAAGATTTGGAAATTCGCCAAGTAAACACACTAGATAGTTTATTTAGTCGAGAAGCTTCTGTCTCTGTTGATGGTAGTGCTTACAGTGCCTTCGGTGATACGCTGCGTGTACGTGGTTTAAAGTTAGATTACACCCAGAGTTTTAAAGTAAATGGCATGTCTGTTAATAGTTTTAGTGGTGAATTACCCTATGAAGCTTTTGAGCAAGTAACCCTTATAAAAGGTGCTACGGGTTTTATGTATGGTATGGCAGCACCTGGTGGAGTCGTTAATTACGTCACTAAAAAAGCAAAAGAAGAAGCAGTAAGCTTTGATTTCGGCATGCGTAGCGATAGTGTATTTAGCGGACATATTGATGCTAGTACACGTATGGGTGATAACGATGAATATGGATTAAGAGTTAATTTAGTTAAAGAAACCGGAGATACCTATTTAAATGGCGGATCTATCGACCGCGATACTGCTTCATTAGCTTTTGATGCCCAATTAACAGACTCCCTCTTTTGGACTGTAGATATTATCTATAATGATCGTTTAATTGAAAATTCATGGACTCAGCTCAGTAATAGTTTAGATAGTACGGACTCTTTACCTAAACCGATTAACGGTACTGAAAACATAGCTGTTGATGGTACTTTTGATCAATACGAAAACTTAATTGCGCTTACAAGCTTAAAATGGGAAATTAATGATGATTGGGTTGCTCGTCTCGATTATGACCATTCTAAAAATGAAACTCGGTGGGTTAAACATTTATCATCATTACTCAATAGCGCTGGAGATATTGAAATTGGGTTATATGAACAGTATTTCGATGTTGAATATGACCAAGTTCAAGGCTTACTTACAGGCCAAGTTAACACTGGCAGCATTACTCATAATTTAGTGATTGGTGCATCTTACCAAGAAGCAACCACTTATAGAAATGATGGTGGTATCTATGGACGTAAGGTAACTAGAGGCTATGCTACTAATAACCTATTTAACCCCGTTGACATACCTAGTTATAGTGCAGATCTTGAAAAAGACATTCAAATGGCTTGGGTAGATACACAGAGCTCTATTTTTATCAGTGATTTTATATCTATTACTGATAAATGGGAGGCTTTAGTAGGGGTAAGGTCAAATAATATTGAACATACACCAAGTGATTATTTCTCTGCTTACCATGATGATTATAGTGATTCTGCTGTAAGTCCCACAGCTGCATTAATATATAAGCCTGACACAAATACTTCTTACTATGTTAGTTATGTAGAGTCTTTTGAAGGGCAAACATCATTTGTGGGCGAAACCTATGCGAATGCCGATGAACTACTACCTCCTTTAGAAAGTTTACAATATGAATTAGGTCTTAAAACAGCAGGAGAAGGATGGTCTGTCACCTCAGCCCTTTTTCGTATTGAACGGGGTGCGACACTTGTTACAGATGATAATTACCTAGTTCAAGACGGGATAAGCCTTTATCAAGGATTAGAGTTCAGCGGCGCATTAGAGATCTCAGAAAACTTATCACTGTATGGTGATTTTATGTTGTTAAGTGCTGAATATGATAAAACAAACACACAAATAGAAGGTAATGATGTAGCTGGTTCACCGAAGCAACAGGTCACTTTACAGTCTAACTACAATGTCGCCTCAATTCCTGGTTTAACAGTTAATCTAGGGGGGAAATATCATGGTGTAACTACAGTAGATTCCAATAATAATTGGGAGT
- a CDS encoding alpha/beta hydrolase, translating into MKIMSFYLKKMCWLLFGVSGLIYFTPSTAFSSEMITLEVGTPLNGSFSNNAIEADNLKQKQSSVAIKVSCQKGDYLTGFVSNGNNTLTIDVINSEGNISRRLIDHKSGKHSFYSVAENCDETWRLSGSGSYQIVLENRISLKDQTPDKQDTLSSPKISALNNVLKKGGSTHDFWLAVEKLGTPLVEETSEGTVMTFLARGDYNNVKLIGAPSNNHESLQRLANSDTWYKSFIVPDNTHLSYQIAPDVPQPPLTGFARRVAIKAVAQVDPYNHYPWSSSGFDKFSTKSTITLEGAPKNPMIDSTEIKPKGTFSQFYFTSSTLANTREITIYSPLMTKKNKKDAVLLYIFDAQAYIELVNLPTILDNLMAEGAIPPVITVFISNPDREARARELPANSIFADVLANELIPQIKQRLPIIIPKEKTVIAGSSYGGLAATTIALRHPEIFGNVISMSGSFWWSPKAQTENDKHFVASEVIAMDKKAVRLFLSAGLFENSRGVGDGILETNRHLRDVLLAKGYDVTHQEYSAGHDYFAWRGIIADGLLSLFTSNQQREKQEK; encoded by the coding sequence ATGAAAATAATGAGTTTTTATCTTAAGAAAATGTGTTGGCTTTTGTTCGGCGTTAGTGGGTTAATATATTTTACACCATCTACTGCTTTTAGCTCAGAGATGATTACTTTAGAGGTTGGCACTCCTTTGAATGGATCCTTCAGTAATAATGCTATTGAAGCAGATAATTTAAAACAGAAGCAGTCTTCAGTGGCAATAAAGGTTTCTTGTCAGAAGGGTGATTACCTTACGGGATTTGTTTCTAATGGTAATAACACACTGACAATTGATGTAATTAATTCAGAAGGAAATATATCTCGTCGTTTAATTGATCATAAAAGTGGTAAACACTCTTTTTACTCGGTAGCTGAAAATTGTGATGAAACATGGCGTTTATCTGGCTCTGGCAGTTATCAAATTGTTCTTGAGAATCGTATCAGTTTAAAAGATCAAACACCCGATAAGCAAGATACGTTATCAAGTCCAAAAATATCAGCACTAAATAACGTATTGAAAAAAGGGGGGTCTACCCATGATTTTTGGCTAGCGGTAGAAAAATTAGGTACGCCGCTTGTTGAAGAAACTTCAGAGGGCACAGTGATGACTTTTCTCGCCAGAGGTGATTATAACAACGTTAAATTGATTGGGGCGCCTTCTAACAATCATGAGTCCCTACAAAGGCTTGCTAATTCTGATACCTGGTATAAAAGTTTTATTGTACCTGACAATACTCATTTATCTTATCAAATAGCCCCTGATGTGCCGCAACCACCACTAACTGGTTTTGCTCGTCGAGTTGCTATAAAAGCTGTGGCTCAGGTTGATCCGTACAACCATTACCCCTGGTCATCTTCGGGTTTTGACAAGTTTAGTACGAAATCAACTATCACTCTTGAAGGTGCGCCTAAAAACCCTATGATCGATTCAACAGAAATAAAGCCAAAAGGGACATTTTCTCAATTTTATTTTACGAGCAGTACCTTAGCGAATACTCGCGAGATAACTATTTATTCTCCTCTAATGACTAAGAAAAATAAAAAGGATGCTGTACTGCTATATATTTTTGATGCGCAGGCTTACATAGAATTGGTCAACTTGCCAACAATACTCGATAATTTAATGGCAGAAGGTGCTATTCCTCCTGTTATTACCGTTTTTATCAGTAATCCTGATCGTGAAGCTCGTGCTCGTGAATTGCCAGCTAATAGCATATTTGCTGATGTTTTGGCTAATGAACTTATTCCTCAAATAAAGCAGAGGTTACCAATTATAATACCAAAAGAAAAAACGGTTATTGCTGGCTCTAGTTATGGTGGATTAGCAGCAACGACGATAGCATTACGTCATCCTGAGATATTTGGCAATGTTATCTCTATGTCAGGGTCATTTTGGTGGAGTCCCAAAGCTCAGACTGAAAATGATAAACATTTTGTAGCTTCTGAAGTCATAGCTATGGATAAAAAAGCAGTTCGTTTATTCTTAAGCGCAGGTTTATTTGAAAACTCTCGTGGCGTTGGTGATGGAATTTTAGAGACTAATCGCCATTTACGTGATGTTTTACTGGCAAAAGGGTATGACGTTACCCATCAAGAATACAGTGCAGGACATGATTATTTTGCATGGCGAGGTATTATAGCTGATGGTTTACTTTCACTTTTTACTTCCAATCAACAAAGAGAAAAGCAAGAGAAATAA